A window from bacterium encodes these proteins:
- a CDS encoding NAD(P)-binding domain-containing protein, with amino-acid sequence MTQSSTNPKRAVVIGAGPIGLETALRLLERGIHTTVLEAGRVGEHLRQWGHIRMFSPMRMNLSGRAQALLAGQLPPAEAILTGNEFVQRVLEPLAQSASLQPCIHIGRRVLAVTRAGLGKTGLPNHPLRSERSFRILAEDREGREQVYQAEYVFDASGVFSQPNWSGVAGMPAPGERLCHGRILRHPPDVAQLAERLQRKRILLLGHGHSAANTIVALHELLQRAPQTRVIWAVRSDRTKPVPEVADDPLTERAAIVAAANALAQNPPPQMRVLRRATIEEFRVAAPEAALRVALKIWKSTEEIAVDEVIALTGYRPNLEMLRETTAEFSSVSEGVRGLYRALTNVTDCLARISVSPQDLHTGEPNLFVVGVKSYGRNPGFLLQSGVDQLDTIFAAL; translated from the coding sequence ATGACACAATCATCCACAAACCCAAAGCGCGCAGTCGTGATCGGCGCCGGGCCGATTGGCCTGGAAACCGCACTGCGCTTGCTTGAACGCGGCATTCACACCACAGTGCTGGAAGCCGGCCGTGTCGGCGAACACCTGCGGCAATGGGGGCACATTCGCATGTTCTCGCCCATGCGCATGAATCTTTCCGGGCGGGCGCAGGCGCTGCTGGCCGGCCAACTGCCGCCGGCGGAGGCCATTCTCACCGGCAATGAATTCGTGCAGCGCGTGCTGGAGCCGCTGGCGCAGTCGGCGAGTCTGCAGCCATGCATTCACATCGGCCGCCGCGTGCTGGCAGTGACGCGCGCGGGCTTGGGCAAAACCGGCTTGCCCAATCACCCTTTGCGCAGCGAGCGCAGCTTTCGCATTCTGGCGGAAGACCGCGAAGGCCGCGAGCAGGTTTACCAAGCCGAGTATGTTTTCGATGCCAGCGGCGTGTTCAGCCAGCCGAACTGGAGTGGTGTCGCCGGCATGCCGGCGCCGGGCGAACGCCTCTGCCATGGCCGCATCCTCCGCCATCCGCCGGACGTCGCCCAACTCGCGGAGCGGCTGCAGCGAAAGCGCATTCTGCTGCTCGGCCACGGCCATTCCGCGGCAAACACGATCGTCGCGCTGCATGAGCTGCTGCAACGCGCGCCGCAGACGCGGGTGATTTGGGCGGTGCGTTCGGATCGCACCAAGCCGGTGCCGGAAGTGGCGGATGACCCGCTCACCGAACGCGCGGCAATTGTCGCGGCCGCCAATGCGCTGGCGCAGAATCCGCCGCCGCAGATGCGCGTGCTGCGACGCGCCACGATCGAGGAATTCCGAGTCGCTGCCCCGGAAGCAGCGTTGCGCGTGGCGCTCAAGATTTGGAAGAGTACGGAAGAAATCGCAGTCGATGAGGTGATCGCGCTCACCGGCTATCGCCCGAATCTCGAGATGTTGCGTGAAACCACGGCGGAGTTCTCCAGCGTTTCAGAGGGCGTGCGCGGGCTTTACCGCGCCCTCACCAACGTGACCGACTGCCTGGCACGCATCAGCGTTTCGCCGCAGGATTTGCACACCGGCGAGCCGAATCTCTTCGTGGTCGGTGTCAAGAGCTATGGCCGCAACCCCGGCTTCCTGCTGCAATCCGGCGTTGATCAGTTGGATACAATTTTTGCCGCCCTCTGA
- a CDS encoding arsenosugar biosynthesis-associated peroxidase-like protein, with translation MPSYYLSEDLARFGEVGGPSPKLFKMWLDWYNECHQDGALDKKSKALIALAVAHVLQCPYCIEAWTTGSIKEGATPEQMAEAVHVGASLRAGTSLVHHIQSLNVQARED, from the coding sequence ATGCCCAGCTATTACCTGAGTGAAGATTTGGCGCGGTTCGGCGAAGTCGGCGGGCCTTCACCTAAATTGTTCAAGATGTGGCTGGATTGGTACAACGAATGTCATCAAGACGGCGCGCTCGACAAAAAGTCCAAAGCCCTCATCGCCCTGGCGGTGGCGCATGTGCTGCAATGCCCCTATTGCATCGAGGCCTGGACCACCGGCTCGATCAAGGAAGGCGCAACACCGGAGCAGATGGCCGAGGCCGTTCACGTCGGCGCCTCGTTGCGCGCCGGCACGTCATTGGTGCATCACATTCAGTCCTTGAACGTGCAGGCACGGGAAGACTAA
- a CDS encoding metallophosphatase family protein translates to MNLGTTDFRRIVAFGGVYNNYLALTALLREVSRLQPDAIFCLGDLGAFGPHPNRVYPLLIEGRVQVVQGNYDNSIGHDLQDCQCGYTDPRDNYFAQISYDYTLAHTSPEFKAYQRGLPPFIRFTALGCRVLLCHGSPRKTNEFLWETATPDHFLEKLFHDYAADVILATHTGIKWQRRLAGNKLFANVGVIGRPENDGHTNVWYSTVEFTPAVKVEYHPLAYDHLRLAREMAEEKLPQEFIDTVLTGWWTTCLEILPGKERSRGKF, encoded by the coding sequence ATGAACCTCGGCACGACTGACTTTCGCCGCATTGTGGCCTTCGGTGGAGTTTACAACAACTATCTCGCGCTCACCGCGTTGTTGCGGGAAGTGAGCCGGCTGCAGCCTGATGCCATTTTCTGCCTGGGTGATCTCGGCGCCTTTGGGCCGCACCCCAATCGCGTCTATCCCTTGCTCATCGAAGGCCGGGTGCAGGTGGTGCAGGGCAACTATGACAACAGCATCGGCCATGATCTGCAGGATTGCCAGTGCGGCTACACCGATCCGCGCGACAATTACTTCGCGCAGATCAGCTACGACTATACTCTGGCGCACACCTCGCCGGAATTCAAAGCCTATCAGCGCGGCCTGCCGCCGTTCATTCGCTTCACCGCATTGGGCTGCCGCGTGCTGCTTTGCCACGGCTCACCGCGCAAGACCAATGAATTTCTGTGGGAAACCGCCACGCCCGATCATTTCCTCGAAAAACTCTTTCACGATTACGCGGCGGACGTGATTCTCGCGACCCACACCGGCATCAAGTGGCAGCGCCGTCTGGCGGGAAACAAGTTGTTTGCCAACGTCGGTGTCATCGGACGGCCGGAAAACGACGGGCACACCAACGTCTGGTACAGCACGGTGGAATTCACGCCGGCTGTGAAAGTCGAGTATCATCCGCTGGCGTATGACCATCTTCGCCTGGCACGCGAAATGGCCGAAGAAAAACTGCCGCAGGAGTTCATCGACACCGTGCTGACGGGATGGTGGACGACCTGCCTTGAAATCCTGCCGGGCAAGGAACGCAGCCGCGGCAAGTTTTGA